A part of Methanomassiliicoccales archaeon genomic DNA contains:
- a CDS encoding radical SAM protein, translating into MESGMSPAEKKAILIAGGTVRLPRDLHLPFKPSRSTAGPGAGSVSVVISFEGVRVKKAISREKGEFQLVEGPDGLRMLWQGRPFIEHVDLQPTIYHSPEQAFINLHQECIYDCKFCTSPRLPRDVTKGLDKKKVMRMVEQVVGRDDLKCVSITSAVVGSPERTVDELVEVVRMIRGLIGPDMPIGVEPYVSRLDDIDRLKEAGATEIKINIETWDREIFRKVCGDMDIDWILQALRHAVKVFGRWKVTTNIIFGLGETDENVLEAVEELVEMGVVPSLRPLRVNDINRGPLIEALGAIAPVTPERILRLSIAAKEIYRKHGTGPMQYSTMCHACKCCDIVPFADI; encoded by the coding sequence ATGGAGAGCGGAATGAGCCCGGCGGAGAAAAAGGCGATATTGATAGCAGGGGGGACGGTCCGCTTACCGAGGGACCTTCACCTACCATTCAAGCCAAGCCGGTCGACCGCTGGGCCCGGTGCAGGCTCCGTCTCGGTCGTCATCAGCTTTGAGGGAGTGAGGGTCAAGAAGGCAATATCAAGAGAGAAGGGCGAGTTCCAGCTCGTCGAAGGGCCGGATGGTCTGAGGATGTTGTGGCAAGGGAGGCCTTTCATCGAGCATGTCGACCTGCAACCGACGATCTACCATAGCCCCGAGCAGGCGTTCATCAATCTCCACCAGGAATGCATCTATGATTGCAAGTTCTGCACATCTCCTAGGTTGCCAAGGGATGTGACCAAAGGTCTTGACAAAAAGAAGGTCATGCGCATGGTCGAGCAGGTCGTCGGAAGAGATGACCTGAAGTGCGTTTCCATCACCTCCGCGGTCGTCGGGAGCCCAGAGAGGACCGTCGACGAGTTGGTGGAGGTCGTGAGGATGATAAGGGGCCTTATAGGACCCGATATGCCGATAGGTGTAGAGCCTTATGTGTCGAGGTTGGATGACATCGACAGACTTAAAGAGGCCGGGGCGACGGAGATCAAGATAAACATCGAGACCTGGGACCGAGAGATATTCAGGAAGGTCTGCGGTGATATGGATATCGATTGGATACTCCAGGCACTGAGGCACGCGGTGAAGGTGTTTGGAAGATGGAAGGTGACCACAAATATCATCTTTGGCCTAGGGGAGACGGATGAGAACGTGCTCGAGGCGGTAGAGGAGCTCGTCGAGATGGGGGTGGTACCATCGTTGAGGCCGCTGAGGGTCAACGATATCAACAGGGGACCGCTCATCGAGGCTTTAGGGGCCATTGCCCCAGTGACACCAGAGAGGATCTTACGGCTCAGCATCGCTGCGAAGGAGATCTATCGGAAACATGGGACCGGTCCAATGCAATACTCCACCATGTGCCATGCCTGTAAATGTTGCGACATCGTCCCCTTTGCCGATATCTGA
- a CDS encoding metal-dependent transcriptional regulator, translated as MVSENVEEYLECLWELSQDGRPVKTKNIAKKMNVSPASVTEMMQRLSEAGYVKYEKYKGTTLTDEGHRIGARIKRKHRLLERFLVDVLGLDKGEGHEEACRLEHTLSDESEKRICQMMNNPKTCPDGDPIPECNEDCTLCASEPSIPLTEVERGEKVKITHLVCDDAIKMRRIISMGIVPGRTLCVEDRLPMGGPILLSIQDSKIALARDYASMVHVTLAGECEKRWA; from the coding sequence ATGGTCAGCGAGAACGTCGAAGAATACCTCGAATGCCTTTGGGAGCTTTCGCAGGATGGGCGTCCTGTAAAGACCAAGAATATTGCAAAGAAAATGAACGTCTCCCCGGCCAGCGTCACAGAGATGATGCAGAGGCTTTCTGAAGCGGGCTATGTGAAATATGAGAAATACAAAGGGACGACACTTACTGACGAGGGCCATAGGATCGGGGCAAGGATAAAGAGGAAGCACCGGCTCCTCGAAAGGTTTCTGGTCGATGTCCTCGGTCTTGATAAAGGGGAAGGTCATGAGGAGGCGTGCCGTCTTGAGCACACATTATCGGACGAGAGCGAGAAGCGGATCTGCCAGATGATGAACAATCCCAAGACCTGCCCGGACGGTGACCCTATACCTGAATGCAATGAGGACTGTACGCTCTGCGCTTCTGAACCTTCAATACCTTTGACCGAGGTCGAGAGGGGCGAAAAGGTGAAGATCACACACCTGGTCTGTGACGATGCGATCAAAATGCGAAGGATAATCTCCATGGGGATAGTCCCTGGGAGGACCCTTTGCGTCGAGGACAGGCTCCCGATGGGCGGCCCGATACTTCTTTCCATACAGGACTCGAAGATCGCTCTGGCGAGGGACTATGCCTCGATGGTCCACGTGACCTTGGCCGGAGAGTGCGAAAAGCGTTGGGCCTAG